A single genomic interval of Fibrobacter sp. UWB4 harbors:
- the plsY gene encoding glycerol-3-phosphate 1-O-acyltransferase PlsY, translated as MLGSIPSAIWIAKLAKGKNFDIRDYGSKNAGLTNTFRVLGWKPALPVVFMDLLKGFFGPFIAQKMCEAQVAAGGADYSAWVPLVAGLLVILGHSFTCFAGFRGGKGVLAALGVFLAISPLTVLCAFALWILLTVTTKYVSVGSIFGCGLLGALSVFGYVCPEYYFESINLGQMILAVIVAVFVIVKHKSNIKRLLNGTENGFGSKRKK; from the coding sequence TTGCTGGGGTCGATCCCCAGCGCCATATGGATCGCAAAACTCGCGAAAGGTAAGAATTTTGATATTCGTGACTACGGCTCCAAGAATGCGGGCCTCACGAATACATTCCGTGTGCTCGGCTGGAAGCCAGCTCTCCCGGTCGTGTTCATGGACCTTTTGAAGGGCTTCTTTGGACCGTTTATCGCTCAAAAAATGTGCGAAGCACAGGTCGCCGCTGGCGGTGCCGATTACAGTGCTTGGGTGCCGCTTGTTGCTGGCCTCCTCGTGATTCTCGGTCACAGCTTCACTTGCTTTGCCGGTTTCCGCGGTGGTAAGGGCGTGCTCGCTGCGCTTGGCGTGTTCCTCGCCATTTCACCGCTCACGGTTCTTTGCGCATTTGCCCTCTGGATTCTCCTCACGGTCACCACGAAGTACGTCTCCGTCGGTAGCATCTTTGGGTGCGGGCTTCTCGGCGCACTTTCTGTGTTTGGCTATGTCTGCCCGGAATACTACTTCGAAAGCATCAATCTTGGCCAGATGATTCTCGCCGTGATTGTCGCCGTGTTCGTCATCGTGAAGCACAAGTCGA
- the der gene encoding ribosome biogenesis GTPase Der, protein MKLPIVCIIGRPNVGKSSLFNRILGRRAAVVSDRDGVTRDRHYQNAIYKGHEFTVVDTGGFLPDDSIDVLADSVRTQIFNAVNEADLVLFMVDIRVGITKLDQQFARLIRKLDKKVILVANKSELQGDRQESYEFLKLGFGQPRTVSALTGYACLSLLDEVVSVLPTPVRGERREERPVRFAILGRPNAGKSTLLNRLLNEDRAVVSDIPGTTRDSIDCDFVVDGQKFVVTDTAGLRKKARVEDEVEVFSNMRTLESIRRSDLSVLVVDCTRGMEIQDYRIITEIRKAGKGLVVVLNKWDILPNKNDKSFDHMVKELLEREPMLEFVPILSISAKEGQRVGRVIQAIQTVYANCRRVLGRDRVAESFANFLQEKAPPSHNGRVVMLTRACQIMVEPPVIDIETRTPELVDESYKRYLLKKFYDEFQLQGAPLRLNFDRKLTLRKDEELEQFTESSNSVLAGVDPQRHMDRKTRER, encoded by the coding sequence ATGAAATTACCTATCGTTTGCATAATTGGACGTCCGAACGTCGGAAAGTCCTCCCTCTTCAACCGCATTCTTGGCCGCCGTGCTGCCGTGGTGAGCGACCGCGATGGTGTTACCCGCGACCGTCATTACCAGAATGCGATTTACAAGGGTCACGAATTTACAGTCGTCGATACGGGTGGATTCTTGCCTGATGATTCTATCGACGTCTTGGCGGACAGTGTCCGTACCCAGATTTTCAACGCTGTGAACGAAGCCGACCTCGTGCTCTTCATGGTTGATATCCGCGTGGGCATTACCAAGCTCGACCAGCAGTTTGCGCGCCTCATTCGCAAGCTCGATAAGAAGGTCATCCTCGTCGCAAACAAGAGCGAATTGCAGGGCGACCGCCAGGAAAGCTACGAATTTTTGAAGCTTGGCTTTGGCCAGCCGCGTACGGTCAGTGCCCTGACCGGCTACGCTTGCCTCTCGCTCTTGGACGAAGTGGTCTCCGTGCTCCCGACGCCGGTGCGTGGCGAACGCCGCGAAGAACGCCCGGTGCGTTTTGCTATTCTCGGCCGCCCGAATGCTGGCAAGAGCACACTCCTCAACCGCCTGTTGAACGAAGACCGCGCCGTGGTTTCCGACATTCCGGGAACGACCCGCGATTCCATCGACTGTGACTTTGTCGTTGACGGACAAAAGTTTGTCGTTACCGATACCGCAGGCCTTCGCAAAAAGGCCCGCGTCGAAGACGAAGTGGAAGTCTTCAGCAACATGCGTACGCTCGAAAGCATCCGCCGTTCTGACCTGTCCGTGCTCGTCGTCGATTGCACTCGCGGCATGGAAATCCAGGACTACCGCATCATCACGGAAATCCGCAAGGCCGGTAAGGGCCTCGTCGTCGTGCTGAACAAGTGGGATATCCTCCCGAACAAGAACGACAAGTCCTTCGATCACATGGTCAAGGAACTCCTCGAACGCGAACCGATGCTTGAATTTGTACCGATTCTCTCGATCAGTGCCAAGGAAGGCCAGCGCGTAGGCCGCGTGATTCAGGCTATCCAGACCGTCTATGCCAACTGCCGTCGTGTGCTTGGCCGTGACCGCGTTGCCGAAAGCTTTGCGAACTTCTTGCAAGAAAAGGCTCCTCCGAGCCACAACGGCCGTGTGGTCATGCTTACTCGCGCCTGCCAGATCATGGTGGAACCGCCGGTCATCGACATCGAAACCCGCACGCCGGAACTTGTCGACGAATCGTACAAGCGCTACTTGCTCAAAAAGTTTTATGACGAATTCCAGTTGCAGGGCGCTCCGCTCCGCCTGAATTTCGATAGAAAGTTAACCCTCAGAAAGGATGAAGAACTTGAACAGTTTACTGAGTCTTCCAATAGCGTACTTGCTGGGGTCGATCCCCAGCGCCATATGGATCGCAAAACTCGCGAAAGGTAA